One window from the genome of Pedococcus badiiscoriae encodes:
- a CDS encoding lysine 5,6-aminomutase subunit alpha — translation MSSRVKPLLDLDPADVRRARTLARKAGRPVVKLAQSHTTVSVERATLRLAGLSGADHERVPWVNHLVDAVRGEVGLEHGITSPVFDALRRGEAPDLLTLAQKAASGSVQFRLPEGRAATAAAKDARREVSRGLRAIDKQRATRDRLIRRHGDPQQRPWIYLIVATGDIYEDIPQAQAAAREGADIIAVIRSTGQSLLDYVPEGATREGYAGTYATQENFRLMRAALDETSKELGRYIRLTNYASGLCMPEIATLAGLERLDMMLNDSMYGILFRDINPIRTFVDQRFSRQIHARAGIIINTGEDNYLTTADAVEAAHTVTVSQLLNEYFAKEAGLEDWQLGLGHAFEINPELPDSFRMELAHALLARQLFPKAPLKWMPPTKHMTGDVFRGYLLDGFFNLVGAMTGQGILLVGMMTEAVVTPFLSDRDLALQNVRYVLNAAGGLTEDFHPPRDGFIQTRARGVLGEAIDLLTQITDEPGRAPLLEAIADGTFGLMKRPADRGKGLDGVVVKAESYDNPATTMLEEGSDR, via the coding sequence GTGTCTTCGCGTGTGAAACCTCTCCTCGATCTCGACCCGGCCGACGTCCGCCGGGCCCGCACCCTGGCCCGCAAGGCCGGCCGACCCGTCGTCAAGCTGGCCCAGAGCCACACCACCGTCAGTGTCGAGCGCGCCACCCTGCGTCTCGCGGGGCTCTCCGGCGCCGACCACGAGCGGGTCCCGTGGGTCAACCACCTCGTGGACGCGGTGCGCGGCGAGGTCGGGCTCGAGCACGGCATCACCAGCCCGGTCTTCGACGCCCTGCGGCGGGGGGAGGCGCCGGACCTGCTGACCCTCGCCCAGAAGGCCGCGAGCGGCTCGGTCCAGTTCCGGCTCCCCGAGGGCAGGGCCGCCACCGCGGCAGCCAAGGACGCCCGCCGCGAGGTGAGCCGGGGCCTGCGCGCCATCGACAAGCAGCGCGCCACCCGGGACCGGCTCATCAGGCGCCATGGCGACCCGCAGCAGCGTCCGTGGATCTACCTCATCGTCGCCACCGGCGACATCTACGAGGACATCCCGCAGGCCCAGGCCGCCGCGCGCGAGGGCGCCGACATCATCGCGGTGATCCGCTCCACCGGACAGTCCCTGCTCGACTACGTGCCCGAGGGCGCCACCCGCGAGGGGTATGCCGGCACCTACGCCACCCAGGAGAACTTCCGCCTCATGCGGGCGGCCCTGGACGAGACGTCCAAGGAGCTGGGCCGCTACATCCGGCTGACCAACTACGCGTCCGGGCTCTGCATGCCCGAGATCGCCACCCTGGCCGGGCTCGAGCGGCTCGACATGATGCTCAACGACTCGATGTACGGGATCCTCTTCCGCGACATCAACCCGATCCGCACCTTCGTCGACCAGCGGTTCAGCCGCCAGATCCACGCTCGCGCCGGGATCATCATCAACACCGGCGAGGACAACTACCTCACCACCGCCGACGCGGTCGAGGCCGCGCACACGGTCACGGTGAGCCAGCTGCTCAACGAGTACTTCGCCAAGGAGGCCGGGCTCGAGGACTGGCAGCTCGGCCTGGGCCACGCGTTCGAGATCAACCCCGAGCTGCCCGACTCGTTCCGGATGGAGCTCGCGCATGCCCTGCTCGCGCGCCAGCTCTTCCCGAAGGCGCCGCTGAAGTGGATGCCTCCCACCAAGCACATGACCGGTGACGTGTTCCGCGGGTACCTGCTCGACGGGTTCTTCAACCTCGTCGGAGCGATGACGGGGCAGGGGATCCTTCTCGTGGGCATGATGACCGAGGCCGTCGTGACGCCGTTCCTGTCCGACCGGGACCTGGCCCTGCAGAACGTCCGCTACGTGCTCAACGCCGCCGGAGGGCTCACCGAGGACTTCCACCCGCCGCGCGACGGCTTCATCCAGACCCGCGCCCGCGGCGTGCTGGGCGAGGCGATCGACCTGCTCACGCAGATCACCGATGAGCCCGGCCGGGCGCCCCTGCTCGAGGCGATCGCTGACGGCACCTTCGGGCTGATGAAGCGACCGGCCGACCGCGGCAAGGGTCTCGACGGGGTGGTGGTCAAGGCCGAGAGCTACGACAACCCGGCCACGACCATGCTCGAGGAGGGTTCCGACCGATGA
- a CDS encoding OAM dimerization domain-containing protein: MTSPTATSPAATSPAADIVRPYGDTTGDGMVQVSFTLPIPHDKRAEGAALQLARKMGLEPALLVHAKAMGPDFTFFVVYGSATHLVDLRDVVVVEREFPLLSPAEVNKAVKSRLRRKLVVVGACIGTDAHTVGIDAILNIKGFAGEKGLEYYREIKVVNLGAQVLVPELVARARAEKADAVMVSQVVTQRDAHIHNTTTMSAAFREAYPAGQVPLLVVGGPRFEEGSAPKLGVDRIFGRGTTPGEVASYLVHALTPAPARPKETS, from the coding sequence ATGACTTCCCCGACTGCGACTTCTCCGGCTGCGACTTCTCCGGCTGCCGACATCGTGCGGCCCTACGGCGACACCACCGGCGACGGGATGGTGCAGGTCTCGTTCACCCTGCCGATCCCGCACGACAAGCGGGCCGAGGGTGCCGCGCTCCAGCTGGCCAGGAAGATGGGCCTGGAACCAGCCCTGCTCGTGCACGCCAAGGCGATGGGTCCCGACTTCACCTTCTTCGTCGTCTACGGCAGCGCCACCCACCTCGTCGACCTGCGCGACGTGGTCGTCGTCGAGCGCGAGTTCCCGCTGCTCAGCCCGGCCGAGGTGAACAAGGCCGTCAAGTCACGGCTGCGACGCAAGCTCGTCGTCGTCGGCGCGTGCATCGGCACGGACGCCCACACGGTCGGGATCGACGCCATCCTCAACATCAAGGGGTTCGCGGGGGAGAAGGGGCTGGAGTACTACCGGGAGATCAAGGTCGTGAACCTCGGCGCCCAGGTCCTCGTCCCCGAGCTGGTCGCCCGGGCCCGGGCCGAGAAGGCCGACGCGGTCATGGTCAGCCAGGTCGTCACCCAGCGTGACGCGCACATCCACAACACGACGACCATGAGTGCGGCGTTCCGGGAGGCATACCCTGCCGGCCAGGTGCCGTTGCTCGTCGTCGGCGGTCCGCGCTTCGAGGAGGGGTCGGCCCCCAAGCTCGGGGTGGACCGCATCTTCGGCCGCGGCACCACCCCGGGCGAGGTCGCGAGCTACCTCGTCCACGCCCTCACCCCGGCACCCGCCCGCCCGAAGGAGACGTCATGA
- a CDS encoding hotdog domain-containing protein, protein MTAPTAATVGLTVTHRRYVPYSHAHYAGNLVDGAYSLAAFGDVATEMCIRTDGDEGLFASYSDVQFKAPVRAGDVIEIEARLVRAGTRSRELEFEVRVVGRGTPERGESAAEILDPPVVATTARGVVVVPAPAAPAS, encoded by the coding sequence ATGACCGCCCCCACCGCTGCAACCGTCGGACTGACCGTGACGCATCGCCGCTACGTCCCGTACAGCCACGCGCACTACGCGGGGAACCTTGTCGACGGCGCCTACTCGCTGGCTGCCTTCGGCGACGTGGCCACCGAGATGTGCATCAGGACGGACGGCGACGAGGGGCTTTTCGCGTCCTACTCCGACGTCCAGTTCAAGGCACCGGTGCGGGCCGGCGACGTCATCGAGATCGAGGCGCGGCTGGTCCGGGCCGGCACCCGCAGCCGTGAGCTGGAGTTCGAGGTGCGGGTCGTCGGGCGAGGGACGCCCGAGCGCGGGGAGTCCGCGGCTGAGATCCTGGACCCGCCCGTGGTGGCCACGACGGCCCGCGGGGTCGTGGTGGTCCCCGCGCCGGCGGCGCCCGCGAGCTGA
- the lnt gene encoding apolipoprotein N-acyltransferase, translating to MPTTTTLRAGVRLLAAIGSGLLVSSAFPGQDIWWLAPVGVGLLSAAVFGARWRLALLLGLAHGLAFFLPTLSWTGVYVGNLPWVALATLEALYLAVMCALTSVVQQAFLTSRLRPLAYAAVPLAWVLQEWARGTTPFGGFPWARLAFSQADSPLAPFARFGGAPGLTFAVATLGVLLHLVARELTHHVGRPRRTQAAAYRPLAVGLTLLALAPLGLAVATAPPTDGRKVSVLFVQGNVPKAGLDFNAQRRKVLDNHVQGTLAAVATGHPAPSLVVWPENSSDIDPFQNPDAAADIRLAVETAKAPVLVGAVLNGPDPYVSNASLFYRPGDPTPQRYIKQHPVPFAEYIPYRDFFRNFSSKVDLVTRDFTKGDRAGGFEVPVAGERPYWIIPTICFEVAYDGLMRDSTLQPGRDASILAVQTNNATFGYTAESDQQFAISRIRAIEHGRSVVHVSTVGVSGFINPDGTYVDKTTLFTAAARYGSPVVRTEVTVSDRLGPTPEYAAGLAFVALLALGLCLGRRTAKVGRAADGPPAPAQPRRDPVVV from the coding sequence GTGCCGACCACCACCACCCTGCGCGCAGGAGTACGACTCCTGGCCGCCATCGGGTCCGGCCTCCTGGTCTCCAGCGCCTTCCCCGGACAGGACATCTGGTGGCTCGCCCCGGTCGGCGTAGGGCTGCTGTCCGCGGCGGTCTTCGGCGCCCGGTGGCGCCTCGCCCTGCTCCTGGGGCTGGCCCACGGCCTGGCCTTCTTCCTCCCGACGTTGTCGTGGACGGGGGTCTACGTCGGCAACCTGCCCTGGGTGGCCCTGGCCACCCTCGAGGCCCTCTACCTCGCCGTCATGTGCGCCCTCACATCTGTGGTCCAGCAGGCCTTCCTCACCTCCCGGCTGCGGCCGCTCGCGTATGCCGCCGTCCCGCTGGCCTGGGTGCTCCAGGAATGGGCGCGGGGGACGACCCCGTTCGGCGGTTTCCCGTGGGCGCGCCTCGCCTTCAGCCAGGCCGACAGTCCGCTGGCGCCGTTCGCCCGGTTCGGCGGCGCCCCCGGCCTCACCTTCGCCGTGGCCACGCTCGGCGTCCTCCTGCACCTGGTCGCCCGCGAGCTCACCCACCACGTCGGCAGGCCACGCCGGACCCAGGCGGCGGCATACCGGCCTCTCGCGGTGGGCCTCACACTCCTGGCGCTCGCACCGCTGGGGCTTGCCGTAGCCACGGCACCGCCCACGGATGGCCGGAAGGTGTCGGTCCTCTTCGTGCAGGGCAACGTGCCGAAGGCCGGCCTGGACTTCAACGCCCAGCGCCGCAAGGTGCTGGACAACCACGTGCAGGGCACCCTGGCAGCGGTGGCGACCGGGCACCCTGCCCCGAGCCTGGTCGTCTGGCCGGAGAACTCCTCGGACATCGACCCGTTCCAGAACCCCGACGCGGCGGCCGACATCCGGCTCGCCGTGGAGACCGCCAAGGCGCCCGTCCTCGTCGGCGCGGTCCTCAACGGCCCCGACCCCTACGTGTCGAACGCGAGCCTGTTCTACCGTCCGGGCGACCCGACCCCGCAGCGCTACATCAAGCAGCACCCGGTGCCGTTCGCCGAGTACATCCCGTACCGCGACTTCTTCCGCAACTTCTCCAGCAAGGTCGACCTGGTCACGCGCGACTTCACGAAGGGGGACAGGGCCGGCGGGTTCGAGGTGCCGGTGGCGGGGGAGCGGCCCTACTGGATCATCCCGACCATCTGCTTCGAGGTGGCCTACGACGGGCTGATGCGCGACTCCACCCTCCAGCCCGGCCGGGACGCGAGCATCCTCGCGGTGCAGACCAACAACGCGACGTTCGGCTACACCGCCGAGTCCGACCAGCAGTTCGCGATCAGCCGGATCCGCGCCATCGAGCACGGCCGCTCGGTCGTGCACGTCTCCACGGTGGGTGTGAGCGGGTTCATCAACCCCGACGGAACGTACGTCGACAAGACGACGTTGTTCACCGCAGCGGCTCGGTACGGGTCGCCCGTCGTCCGCACCGAGGTGACCGTGTCCGACCGCCTGGGACCCACGCCCGAGTATGCCGCGGGGCTGGCGTTCGTCGCGCTCCTGGCACTCGGTCTGTGCCTGGGACGACGGACCGCTAAGGTCGGTCGCGCCGCCGACGGACCCCCCGCACCGGCTCAACCACGAAGGGATCCTGTCGTTGTCTGA
- a CDS encoding polyprenol monophosphomannose synthase: MSDEFVLSDQIDRVLVCIPTYNERENLPRIVERVRTAVPSADILVLDDNSPDGTGQVADELVAADPQVHVLHRPGKQGLGNAYLAGFGWAMEQGYGAIVEMDADGSHQPEQLPSLLAALTDADLVIGARWVRGGTVVNWPLHRKALSVGANLYTRALLGMPVHDATAGYRVYRASALETIGLDHVASQGYCFQVDLTQRAVRLGLRVVEVPITFVEREIGDSKMSGDIMRESLHRITSWGLAHRADQVRRLGSREPTWHRL; this comes from the coding sequence TTGTCTGACGAGTTCGTGCTGTCCGACCAGATCGACCGGGTGCTCGTGTGCATCCCGACCTACAACGAGCGTGAGAACCTGCCGCGCATCGTCGAGCGCGTCCGCACCGCGGTGCCGTCCGCCGACATCCTGGTGCTCGACGACAACTCTCCCGACGGCACCGGCCAGGTGGCCGACGAGCTGGTCGCCGCGGACCCCCAGGTCCACGTGCTGCACCGTCCCGGCAAGCAGGGGCTCGGCAACGCCTATCTCGCGGGCTTCGGCTGGGCGATGGAGCAGGGCTACGGGGCCATCGTGGAGATGGACGCCGACGGCTCCCACCAGCCCGAGCAGCTGCCCTCCCTGCTCGCCGCCCTGACCGACGCGGACCTCGTGATCGGCGCCCGCTGGGTCCGGGGCGGCACCGTGGTGAACTGGCCGCTGCACCGCAAGGCGCTCAGCGTCGGTGCCAACCTCTACACCCGCGCCCTGCTCGGTATGCCGGTCCACGACGCCACCGCGGGCTACCGGGTCTACCGCGCGAGCGCGCTGGAGACGATCGGTCTGGACCACGTCGCCTCCCAGGGCTACTGCTTCCAGGTGGACCTCACGCAGCGGGCCGTCCGGCTCGGCCTGAGGGTCGTCGAGGTGCCGATCACGTTCGTCGAGCGCGAGATCGGTGACTCCAAGATGAGCGGCGACATCATGCGCGAGTCGCTGCACCGGATCACCTCCTGGGGGCTGGCGCACCGGGCCGACCAGGTGCGGCGACTCGGCAGTAGGGAACCCACGTGGCACCGGCTGTAG
- a CDS encoding FxsA family protein, producing MAPAVGRTPFARRRRPRWLAVVFVLLLVVPILEIATIIAVGKVIGGWQTLVLLLVESALGAWLVRREGARAWKALRTALTTGQMPSHQLADAALVLVGGTLLLAPGFLTDIVGFFFILPFTRPIARTLLEAAVAKRLLGGVFGGGRGGPGGQPPPAGPDVIEGEIL from the coding sequence GTGGCACCGGCTGTAGGACGCACCCCCTTCGCGAGACGACGTCGGCCGCGCTGGCTGGCCGTCGTGTTCGTGCTGCTGCTGGTCGTCCCGATCCTGGAGATCGCGACCATCATCGCGGTCGGCAAGGTCATCGGCGGCTGGCAGACCCTCGTGCTGCTCCTCGTCGAGTCGGCGCTGGGCGCCTGGCTCGTCCGACGGGAGGGCGCCCGGGCCTGGAAGGCGCTGCGGACGGCCCTCACCACGGGGCAGATGCCGAGTCACCAGCTCGCCGACGCGGCCCTCGTCCTGGTCGGCGGGACCCTCCTGCTCGCCCCGGGCTTCCTCACCGACATCGTGGGGTTCTTCTTCATCCTGCCGTTCACCCGGCCGATCGCCAGGACCCTGCTCGAAGCCGCGGTGGCCAAGCGGCTGCTGGGCGGCGTCTTCGGCGGCGGGCGTGGGGGACCCGGCGGCCAGCCGCCGCCGGCGGGGCCGGACGTCATCGAGGGAGAGATCCTCTAG
- a CDS encoding RNA polymerase-binding protein RbpA, translated as MAERTLRGSRMVSHSLETDDHVVPSERQITSYVCPLGHRTELPFSIEAEIPSTWECRCGEEARLVDGPEPEVKQVKHVRTHWDMLLERRSIPELEELLEERLVLLRESRGEKPRRKRTA; from the coding sequence ATGGCAGAGCGCACCCTCCGGGGCAGCCGAATGGTTTCGCACAGTCTCGAGACAGACGACCACGTCGTCCCGAGCGAGCGACAGATCACGTCCTACGTGTGCCCCCTGGGCCACCGGACCGAGCTGCCCTTCTCCATCGAGGCCGAGATCCCGTCTACCTGGGAGTGCCGTTGCGGCGAGGAGGCCCGTCTCGTCGACGGCCCCGAGCCCGAGGTCAAGCAGGTGAAGCACGTGCGTACGCACTGGGACATGTTGCTCGAGCGTCGATCCATCCCTGAGCTCGAGGAGCTCCTCGAGGAGCGCCTGGTCCTGCTGCGCGAGTCACGTGGCGAGAAGCCCCGCCGCAAGCGCACCGCCTGA
- a CDS encoding MFS transporter — protein sequence MTTREAPAPSTWAEQERYHRPWYWYDWANSAFVTTVGTVLFAPYLTTVAKKAACPTLASDATCHVDLHVVPAAARLPSGVWQVALALTLVGLVALVVTVVQMIRNKPALLPTAVPLAVAGAGVLVLVLTAPLDPGSVASYTVTLSTIISAILLVFVGAIADRTPRPARLLGAFAWAGAVPASLLFFLHGSNWRFGALMMILATIALGSSLVVYDAILCRIASPDDRDTVSSRGWALGYLGGGLLLALNLVIVSKPDLIGVDKSMAVRISMLSAGLWWGVFTLIPVRGLWDLRGGEIARVDQPSAGIVRGSYAQLGHTFRDLRTYPQTLMFLLAYLFFNDGIQTVISSSSLYGAEQLKFAQEQLIALILLVQFVAFGGALLFGRLARSYGAWRTILGSLVAWSAIVVAAFFVPEKAFIPFIALGVLIGIVLGGSQALSRSLFSQLVPKSREAEFFAFYQAMERGTSWFGTLLFGLVHQLTHSYRPAIVALIIFFVLGFVLLRRVDVRQGILDAGNQVPAIV from the coding sequence ATGACAACACGGGAGGCCCCGGCACCGTCGACGTGGGCTGAGCAGGAGCGCTACCACCGGCCCTGGTACTGGTACGACTGGGCGAACTCGGCCTTCGTCACCACCGTGGGCACCGTGCTCTTCGCGCCCTACCTCACGACGGTGGCCAAGAAGGCAGCCTGCCCCACGCTCGCCAGTGACGCGACCTGTCACGTCGACCTGCACGTGGTGCCCGCCGCGGCCCGCCTGCCGAGCGGGGTCTGGCAGGTCGCCCTGGCGCTCACCCTCGTCGGACTGGTCGCGCTGGTCGTCACCGTCGTCCAGATGATCCGCAACAAGCCCGCTCTGCTGCCGACCGCGGTCCCGCTGGCGGTCGCCGGCGCGGGAGTCCTGGTGCTCGTGCTCACGGCCCCGCTCGACCCGGGCTCCGTCGCGTCGTACACCGTGACCCTGTCGACGATCATCTCGGCGATCCTGCTGGTGTTCGTGGGCGCCATCGCCGACCGCACGCCTCGTCCTGCCCGGCTGCTCGGGGCCTTCGCCTGGGCGGGCGCCGTGCCGGCGTCCCTGCTGTTCTTCCTGCACGGGTCGAACTGGCGGTTCGGTGCGCTGATGATGATCCTGGCCACCATCGCGCTCGGATCCTCCCTGGTCGTGTACGACGCCATCCTCTGTCGGATCGCCTCCCCCGACGACCGCGACACCGTGTCCTCGCGCGGCTGGGCGCTGGGCTACCTCGGCGGAGGGCTGCTGCTCGCGCTCAACCTGGTCATCGTCTCCAAGCCGGACCTCATCGGCGTCGACAAGTCGATGGCCGTGCGGATCAGCATGTTGTCGGCGGGCCTGTGGTGGGGCGTGTTCACCCTGATCCCGGTGCGGGGGCTGTGGGACCTTCGGGGCGGCGAGATCGCCAGGGTCGACCAGCCGTCGGCCGGGATCGTCCGCGGCAGCTACGCGCAGCTCGGGCACACCTTCCGCGACCTGCGCACCTACCCGCAGACCCTGATGTTCCTGCTGGCCTATCTGTTCTTCAACGACGGCATCCAGACCGTCATCTCCTCGAGCAGCCTCTACGGGGCCGAACAGCTCAAGTTCGCCCAGGAGCAGCTGATCGCCCTCATCCTGCTCGTCCAGTTCGTGGCGTTCGGTGGGGCGCTCCTCTTCGGCCGCCTCGCGCGCAGCTATGGCGCGTGGCGGACGATCCTCGGGTCCCTGGTGGCCTGGTCAGCCATCGTGGTCGCCGCGTTCTTCGTCCCCGAGAAGGCGTTCATCCCCTTCATCGCCCTCGGCGTGCTCATCGGCATCGTCCTGGGCGGCAGCCAGGCGCTGAGCCGGTCGCTGTTCAGCCAGCTCGTGCCCAAGAGCCGCGAGGCCGAGTTCTTCGCCTTCTACCAGGCCATGGAGCGCGGCACGTCGTGGTTCGGCACGCTGCTGTTCGGCCTGGTCCACCAGCTCACGCACTCCTACCGGCCGGCGATCGTGGCGTTGATCATCTTCTTCGTGCTGGGTTTCGTGCTGCTGCGCAGGGTCGACGTGCGTCAGGGGATCCTCGACGCAGGCAACCAGGTGCCCGCGATCGTCTAA
- a CDS encoding M15 family metallopeptidase has protein sequence MLGLAGRAVVATGALTAVLAGWAPAYGATTPPPTPTSAASTKSPVSTQSPASTQSPAALSPTPALATGGGTVTAGATATPGAGGEATLSAAALAAQIAQADALTHDLATSNADIAAAATKLDRLALQANTLLQEYAAARTAERAAREEADRDVQLYGQLSTRLGRDRRALGQWAYLAYAGSGGSLTDMGTLLDTLAKSASEAGDTAAQLSYLSDQRAWQIERVQNRTELQRAIALSAVEASTRATEAATRAADAKKQLDVVVQQQKAQLDATRQLHAAQVAKVGPIAGLLLGSGNAVAVQATKRLRAAIVVPGVRPDGSVKACSTDEADYPNGKIPVSGLCPLVGAAGQSLRPGAAVAFNAMSLAYQKDTGSLLCVTDSYRSLAEQVAVKLDRGIFAATPGRSEHGLGHAVDLCGGIESFGSPAHLWMKQNAPLYGWFHPDWAEPTGALPEPWHWEYAG, from the coding sequence ATGCTTGGGCTCGCAGGAAGGGCAGTCGTCGCCACTGGCGCCCTGACCGCTGTGCTCGCAGGCTGGGCACCGGCCTACGGCGCCACCACGCCGCCGCCCACGCCCACCTCCGCTGCGTCGACAAAGTCCCCCGTATCGACCCAGTCCCCCGCGTCGACCCAGTCCCCCGCGGCCCTCTCCCCCACCCCGGCCCTGGCCACCGGCGGCGGCACGGTCACCGCGGGGGCGACCGCCACTCCCGGCGCCGGGGGCGAGGCAACGCTCAGCGCCGCCGCGCTGGCCGCCCAGATCGCGCAGGCGGATGCGCTGACTCACGACCTCGCGACGTCGAACGCCGACATCGCGGCGGCGGCCACCAAGCTCGACCGGCTGGCCCTGCAGGCCAACACCCTCCTGCAGGAGTATGCCGCGGCGCGCACCGCGGAGCGGGCCGCCCGTGAGGAGGCTGACCGTGACGTGCAGCTCTACGGGCAGCTGAGCACCCGCCTCGGCCGGGACCGCCGGGCGCTCGGGCAGTGGGCCTACCTCGCGTACGCCGGTTCCGGCGGGAGCCTCACCGACATGGGCACCCTCCTGGACACCCTGGCGAAGTCCGCGAGCGAGGCGGGTGACACCGCCGCCCAGCTCTCGTACCTCAGCGACCAGCGCGCCTGGCAGATCGAGCGGGTCCAGAACCGGACCGAGCTCCAGCGCGCCATCGCGCTCAGCGCCGTCGAAGCCAGCACGCGGGCCACGGAGGCCGCGACCAGGGCCGCTGACGCCAAGAAGCAGCTCGACGTGGTCGTCCAGCAGCAGAAGGCGCAGCTCGACGCGACCAGGCAGCTCCACGCCGCCCAGGTCGCCAAGGTCGGGCCCATCGCGGGGCTGCTGCTCGGCAGCGGCAACGCGGTCGCGGTGCAGGCCACCAAGCGGCTGCGTGCCGCCATCGTCGTGCCCGGCGTCCGGCCGGACGGGTCGGTCAAGGCGTGCAGCACCGACGAGGCCGACTACCCCAACGGCAAGATCCCGGTCTCGGGCCTGTGCCCGCTGGTCGGTGCAGCCGGGCAGAGCCTTCGTCCCGGCGCTGCCGTCGCCTTCAACGCGATGAGCCTGGCCTACCAGAAGGACACCGGGTCCCTCCTGTGCGTCACGGACTCCTACCGCTCGCTCGCCGAGCAGGTCGCCGTGAAGCTGGACAGAGGCATCTTTGCCGCCACCCCGGGTCGCAGTGAGCACGGCCTGGGTCATGCCGTGGACCTCTGCGGCGGCATCGAGAGCTTCGGCAGTCCAGCGCACCTGTGGATGAAGCAGAACGCGCCGCTCTACGGGTGGTTCCACCCGGACTGGGCCGAACCGACCGGTGCCTTGCCCGAGCCGTGGCACTGGGAGTACGCCGGGTAG
- a CDS encoding GNAT family N-acetyltransferase — MEAPGVLRPMVDDDVPDVLSLNADHVELLAPLDGPRLGELRRWASRADVIVCDGQTAGFVLVFGPGTDYDSVNYRWFSARYGVDFDYLDRIVVDDRFRRRGLASAVYDAVEESARARGRLTLEVNIDPPNVPSLEFHRRRGYREVAQLGDPGHRVSLMTQVISH, encoded by the coding sequence ATGGAGGCTCCCGGAGTGCTGCGTCCGATGGTCGACGACGACGTCCCCGACGTGCTCAGCCTCAATGCCGACCATGTCGAGCTGCTCGCCCCGCTCGACGGCCCGCGCCTCGGTGAGCTGCGTCGATGGGCGTCCCGCGCGGACGTCATCGTGTGCGACGGCCAGACTGCGGGGTTCGTGCTCGTCTTCGGGCCCGGGACGGACTACGACTCGGTGAACTACCGGTGGTTCAGCGCACGCTACGGGGTGGACTTCGACTACCTCGACCGGATCGTCGTCGATGACCGCTTCCGGCGCCGGGGCCTCGCCTCGGCGGTGTACGACGCGGTCGAGGAATCGGCCCGCGCCCGGGGGCGGCTGACCCTCGAGGTGAACATCGATCCGCCCAACGTCCCGTCGCTGGAGTTCCACCGACGGCGTGGGTATCGCGAGGTCGCGCAGCTGGGTGACCCGGGTCATCGGGTCAGCCTGATGACCCAGGTCATCTCCCACTAA
- the cax gene encoding calcium/proton exchanger, whose translation MTTATNTSPSTAPTFVRSDRLILAGGGIAVALAAVTRFVGAGAVLPFLCSAVAVTLLASLVGRSVEQLGDRFGAGATGVLQSALGNLPELFIALFALRAGLVGVVQAALIGSILANLLLVLGLAFLVGGLKHGTQKLDSDRARSIIVLMVLSVAAMVVPSLAHYVHTPAAAHEKTLSLIVSVILLVLFALTLPASLRRGETADAGAGMDHETPRWPVWLAVGLLTVAAVLSAFVSDWFVVALEPAMKALSISDAFAGLVIVAIAGNAIENVVGVQLAARNRSEYAFSIVINSPIQIALVLAPLLVVLSAVFGFATLTLVFPPLLVVSVVIAVILTAFITFDGESTWIEGAALIAVYAVIATSFWWG comes from the coding sequence ATGACCACCGCCACGAACACGTCGCCCTCCACCGCGCCCACCTTCGTGCGGTCCGACCGCCTGATCCTCGCCGGCGGTGGGATCGCGGTCGCCCTGGCCGCCGTGACCCGCTTCGTCGGGGCCGGAGCCGTGCTGCCCTTCCTGTGCTCCGCGGTGGCGGTCACCCTGCTGGCCTCACTGGTGGGACGCAGCGTGGAACAGCTGGGTGACCGGTTCGGAGCCGGAGCGACGGGGGTCCTGCAGTCGGCCCTGGGCAACCTGCCGGAGCTGTTCATCGCACTGTTCGCCCTGCGGGCCGGACTCGTCGGGGTGGTCCAGGCCGCCCTGATCGGGTCGATCCTGGCCAACCTGCTGCTCGTGCTCGGGCTGGCGTTCCTCGTGGGTGGGCTCAAGCACGGCACGCAAAAGCTCGACTCCGACCGGGCCCGCAGCATCATCGTGCTGATGGTCCTGTCGGTCGCTGCCATGGTGGTCCCGTCGCTGGCCCACTACGTGCACACCCCGGCAGCGGCTCACGAGAAGACGCTGTCCCTCATCGTGTCGGTCATCCTGCTGGTGCTCTTCGCCCTGACCCTGCCGGCGTCGCTGCGCCGCGGCGAGACGGCCGACGCAGGTGCCGGGATGGACCACGAGACCCCGCGCTGGCCGGTCTGGCTCGCCGTCGGCCTGCTGACCGTCGCCGCCGTGCTCTCGGCCTTCGTGTCCGACTGGTTCGTGGTGGCGCTCGAGCCCGCCATGAAGGCGCTGAGCATCTCCGACGCCTTCGCGGGCCTGGTCATCGTGGCAATTGCCGGCAATGCCATCGAGAACGTCGTCGGGGTCCAGCTGGCCGCGCGGAACCGCTCCGAGTACGCGTTCTCGATCGTCATCAACTCGCCGATCCAGATCGCCCTCGTGCTGGCTCCGCTGCTCGTGGTCCTGTCGGCGGTGTTCGGGTTCGCGACGCTCACCCTGGTGTTCCCGCCCCTGCTCGTGGTGTCCGTGGTGATCGCCGTGATCCTCACGGCCTTCATCACCTTCGACGGGGAGTCCACCTGGATCGAGGGCGCCGCCCTCATCGCGGTGTATGCCGTGATCGCCACCTCGTTCTGGTGGGGCTGA